The genomic region agaatatatacaTACTTTAACTACATGTACTCTATTAAAATATATATGTACTCAATTAAAATCACAATTATTTATGTAGAGGTTGTAATATAAAATATCATTTACTTTGTTTGTCTCAGATTGATGATTTTATGGTTGTTCCTGTATTTTATCATGGAAAAAGTTTCAAGAGAAATTCACATGGGTATTATGTTATGTTAATAGAAAAGTACATAAGTATCCATCTATGGATTCAGACTCTGTTAacttttttatctaaaaattttatttaaggaGTTAGGGTATACAACATATAAGGAGATGTATTGGTTTGAGCTGATGACATGGAAGTTGGGCTACATGTTATTAAAGGTGATGCTGAGATAAACGAACTGAGAAATGCTCAGAAGAGAAATAAGGGCAACAATGAATTTTATCTTTACTTTGATCACCTGATAGATGTTCGATGATGGTGTGGAGCGTGATAATGTTGTGCTGAGtgaatcatcatcatcttcagatGATGGATACGAGACCACAGAAGATGAGCCTTATAAGCCTCCTCCTTCTGGTTTTGAGGATACAGACAGCAATGATGAGAgtttggaaaagaaaaaatatattcagAAGAAGAAGAGACTTTCACCTAAAAAGAAAGCTAGTCATGGCCTAAAAGTTTAAGATAGGGCTAGCCCAAATGTGGAGGTTGGGGCTGGTTCAGGTGGAAAGGATAGTATGGACACAGCTAAGAAAAATTCTATCCAAAAAAGGCCTTCTAAGAAGTATAAGGGCACTAGAAGAAAACATATTCTGAGAGATGGAAGATATAATGGAAGTAAGACTGACACTATAGGTGGTGGTTTAAATGGCATTGGAACTAGTTTGGGTGGCACATCCGGGAGTGTTGGGCCAACTATTGAGGAATTGGATTCGGATTATGACAAGTCATATGATTATGAAAGTGAAGCATTCAACAGCCCAATGTCATATGAGGATGAAGGGAGGACTGCATATGATGCCTTTAATGAAAAAACTGAGTACGGGGAGGTTGAATTTAAAGTTGGACAAACCTTCACTACAATGGAAGCATTCAAGAGTGCGCTGAAGGATTATTTCGTATATGAGGGTAAATATGTTATGTATCTAAAGAATGAGAAGCAGAGGGTCAGAGCAGCCTGTGCAAGTGAAAATTGTTCATGGCTAATATTGACATCATGGAATAGTGCACATGGATGTTTTCAAGTAAAAACTTTGTTCGATGAGCATAATTGTGGGAGGGATTTCAGCAGCAACCTTGCTGATAGGCAGTGGGTAACTTCAAAGTTAGTTAAGAGGCTTCTTACTCAGCCAGACATGAAGCCAAAGCAAGCTATGGAATACATGATCGAAGACTACAACATCCAACTGAGTGGTAAAATGATAAGCAGGGCACTTAAGGCAGCTAGGGAGGAGGTAATTGGCAACGAAGGAGCACAATATGGTAAGATTAGGGATTACCTTATGGAACTGCATAGGACAAACCCTGGTTCAACTACAAGATTAGACGTGATACCTCAGCCAGAGTTTCTCCCTTTGTTTGATAGACTATATATAAGTTTGGATGCTTGCAAGAAGGGCTTTATAGAAGGATGCAGGCCTTTCATTGGATTAGACGGTTGTTTTCTTAAGGGCTATTATAGCAGTCAGCTACTATCTGCAGTCGGTCAAGATGGCAATAACCATTTCTTTGTTATTGCATATGCAGTTGTGCCAAATGAGTATAAGGACACTTGAAAATGGTTCTTAACACAACTTTAGCATGACTTAGGTGATAGCACGGAAAGGGGCTGAAACTTTATATCGGACCAGCAAAAGATATTAAAAAATAGTTGTTTCATTTCATTCATTGTTGTTTATTGATATGCATTGTTGGTCTGAATTGTGAGAATCTCATACCTTATTATTTATTGATATGATTTGTTGGACTAAACTTGTTTAATGGCCTTTTTTATTTATTGATATGCATTGTTGGTCCAAATTGGGTTATTGGCCTGCATTGTTGGTTTTCTGGTAGGGATTGGCATTAGCCTTAAAGGACATATTTTCAAGGGCTTTTCATAGGAACTGCGTACTACACATTTGGAAGAATTTTATCAAGCAATTTAAGGACCAACAGACCAAGCAACTTGTATGGGATTG from Arachis ipaensis cultivar K30076 chromosome B02, Araip1.1, whole genome shotgun sequence harbors:
- the LOC110269142 gene encoding uncharacterized protein LOC110269142; amino-acid sequence: MDTAKKNSIQKRPSKKYKGTRRKHILRDGRYNGSKTDTIGGGLNGIGTSLGGTSGSVGPTIEELDSDYDKSYDYESEAFNSPMSYEDEGRTAYDAFNEKTEYGEVEFKVGQTFTTMEAFKSALKDYFVYEGKYVMYLKNEKQRVRAACASENCSWLILTSWNSAHGCFQVKTLFDEHNCGRDFSSNLADRQWVTSKLVKRLLTQPDMKPKQAMEYMIEDYNIQLSGKMISRALKAAREEVIGNEGAQYGKIRDYLMELHRTNPGSTTRLDVIPQPEFLPLFDRLYISLDACKKGFIEGCRPFIGLDGCFLKGYYSSQLLSAVGQDGNNHFFVIAYAVVPNEYKDT